In Acinonyx jubatus isolate Ajub_Pintada_27869175 chromosome A3, VMU_Ajub_asm_v1.0, whole genome shotgun sequence, a genomic segment contains:
- the MGME1 gene encoding mitochondrial genome maintenance exonuclease 1, translated as MKAFQTICRQLRSSKGFSVEPPTRVDFSTSSYSCSRKKKVNPYDEVDQGRYSDLVQSVLSSRGLAQTPESLFEEDNLLYGPVSKCKPPKQDEAAKVPGNWCPLFNPEKSMKPNATSTPTIPLRIPLQRNTIPSVTKVLQQTMTSEQIFYLERWKQRMILELGEDGFAEYSSNIFLQGKRFHKALESILSPQGDLKERDENLESGYVESVQHILKDVSGVRALESAVQHETLKYVGLLDCVAEYQGKLCVIDWKTSEKPKPYIRNTFDNPLQVVAYVGAINNDANYSFQVQCGLIVVAYKDGSPAHPHFMDSELCSQYWAKWLLRLEEYTKKEKNQNIQKPD; from the exons ATGAAGGCGTTTCAGACCATCTGCCGGCAGCTCAGAAGTTCAAAGGGGTTTTCTGTAGAACCACCGACCCGTGTGGATTTCTCCACTTCCTCTTATTCCTGTAGccggaaaaaaaaagtgaaccctTATGACGAAGTGGACCAAGGAAGGTATTCTGATTTAGTACAGTCTGTCTTGTCATCCAGAGGCCTTGCTCAGACTCCAGAATCATTGTTCGAGGAGGATAATTTACTGTATGGACCTGTGAGTAAGTGTAAGCCCCCAAAGCAAGATGAGGCGGCAAAAGTTCCAGGAAACTGGTGTCCTCTCTTCAATCCAGAGAAAAGCATGAAACCAAATGCAACAAGTACTCCTACAATTCCTTTGAGAATCCCTTTGCAAAGAAACACGATTCCAAGTGTGACCAAGGTCCTTCAACAGACCATGACATCAGAACAGATTTTCTACTTGGAGAGGTGGAAACAGCGGATGATTCTGGAATTGGGAGAAGATGGCTTTGCAGAATATTCTTCAA aCATATTTTTACAAGGGAAACGGTTCCATAAAGCCTTGGAAAGCATACTTTCACCCCAAGGAgacttgaaagagagagatgagaatCTTGAATCTGGATATGTCGAAAGTGTCCAGCATATTCTGAAAGATGTCAGTGGAGTGCGAGCTCTTGAAAGTGCTGTTCAACATGAGACCTTAAAGTATGTAGGTCTGCTGGACTGTGTGGCTGAGTATCA GGGCAAGCTGTGTGTGATTGATTGGAAGACATCGGAGAAACCAAAACCTTATATCCGAAATACGTTTGACAACCCGCTGCAGGTTGTGGCCTATGTTGGTGCCATAAATAATGATGCCAACTACAGCTTTCAG GTTCAGTGTGGCTTAATTGTGGTTGCCTACAAGGATGGATCCCCTGCTCACCCCCATTTCATGGACTCTGAGCTCTGTTCCCAGTACTGGGCCAAGTGGCTTCTTCGACTAGAAGAATATACGAAGAAGGAAAAGAACCAGAATATTCAGAAACCAGATTAG